One window from the genome of Acanthochromis polyacanthus isolate Apoly-LR-REF ecotype Palm Island chromosome 21, KAUST_Apoly_ChrSc, whole genome shotgun sequence encodes:
- the LOC110967513 gene encoding uncharacterized protein LOC110967513 encodes MGRPVASPENGRRHRHGNTKTPTVMAVALWHRLQLTRIAAASRRRKRLRLLALLHQQEEGTMLYVQLNPAVPLLRLYSNPEACLKRDFRLTRQSVGLLMTLIRSPRDHGWGQELEVLAFLYSLAHGLSLSVVARAFGMPKSTVHRVIHKVAGEIKAKMGAMISLPSADELANITCGFCRLGQSPVFGRVAGALDGCHICIKPPGNEHQGDYLNYKLFYSIQLQAVCDATGRFLDIFVGDPGSVHDARVLRNSPIYTQAMHPSSGFCLLAVGGYPCLETPIAIITPYKMPLHGRVQERYNRHHSRARSVVERAFGVMKARWRASFFF; translated from the exons atgggacgccctgtcgcctcaccggaaaacggaagacgtcatcgccatggtaacacaaagacgcctactgtcatggctgtagcgctgtggcacaggttgcaactaacaaggatcgctgctgcttccagaagacgaaagcgtctTCGTTTGTTAGCCCTGCTGCATCAGCAAGAG GAAGGCACCATGCTGTATGTACAGCTTAATCCAGCTGTGCCTCTCCTGCGGCTGTACAGCAACCCAGAAGCCTGCCTGAAGAGAGATTTCAGACTCACCCGACAGTCTGTTGGCCTTTTAATGACATTAATTCGGAGTCCGAGGGACCACGGCTGGGGTCAGGAGCTGGAGGTCCTGGCATTCCTGTACAGCCTGGCACATGGCCTTTCCCTCTCTGTGGTGGCTCGTGCGTTTGGGATGCCGAAGTCCACTGTGCACCGGGTCATCCACAAGGTTGCCGGTGAGATAAAGGCAAAGATGGGTGCCATGATCTCCTTGCCCTCAGCAGATGAGCTGGCAAATATTACATGTGGTTTCTGCCGGCTGGGACAAAGTCCAGTGTTTGGCAGGGTTGCTGGCGCTCTGGACGGATGCCACATCTGCATTAAACCACCGGGCAATGAGCACCAAGGAGACTACCTGAACTACAAGCTGTTCTACTCCATCCAGCTGCAAGCAGTTTGTGACGCCACGGGGAGATTCCTGGACATATTTGTGGGCGATCCAGGGTCTGTCCATGATGCCAGGGTGCTTAGGAATAGCCCAATCTACACCCAGGCAATGCATCCCTCCTCCGGCTTCTGCCTGCTGGCAGTCGGTGGCTATCCCTGTCTGGAAACCCCAATTGCCATCATCACCCCTTACAAGATGCCCCTACATGGACGAGTCCAGGAGCGTTACAACCGCCACCACTCCAGGGCTCGTTCTGTAGTGGAGCGAGCGTTTGGGGTGATGAAGGCAAGATGGAGggcctcattttttttttaa